From Trichoderma atroviride chromosome 1, complete sequence, one genomic window encodes:
- a CDS encoding uncharacterized protein (EggNog:ENOG41~TransMembrane:1 (i21-40o)), which produces MFFGTYEWSKRFLIDHGLQHHLAYLSAGFLGDLAASIVYVPSEVLKTRLQLQGRYNNPHFVSGYNYRGTLDAARTIVRSEGASALFHGYKATLYRDLPFSALQFMFWEQFQAWSRVYKQSRDIGAPLELLTGAAAGGLAGVITCPLDVVKTRLQTQVNIPSEPESSHHESSHRPKDPNPQKRLISTSSPSTHRPRPGAIALNTSSVFAGLRVIYHTEGLGGWFRGVGPRGVWTFIQSGCMLFLYQRLLHKLEVWMPLENSEVETAL; this is translated from the exons ATGTTCTTCGGGACGTACGAATGGAGCAAGCGATTCTTGATAGACCACGGGCTTCAGCACCATCTCGCCTATCTCTCAGCAG GCTTCCTGGGCGACCTCGCAGCTTCCATTGTCTACGTGCCATCCGAAGTTCTCAAAACCCGACTGCAGCTTCAAGGACGCTACAACAACCCCCATTTCGTCTCCGGATACAACTACCGCGGCACCCTCGACGCCGCGCGCACAATCGTCCGATCAGAAGGTGCCTCTGCGCTTTTCCACGGCTACAAAGCCACCCTATATCGAGACCTGCCCTTTTCTGCGCTGCAATTCATGTTCTGGGAGCAATTCCAGGCATGGTCCAGGGTATACAAGCAGAGCCGCGACATCGGCGCGCCCCTGGAGCTCTTGACCGGCGCCGCCGCGGGTGGTCTCGCGGGCGTCATCACATGTCCTCTGGACGTCGTCAAGACCCGCCTACAAACACAGGTCAACATTCCATCCGAGCCCGAATCCTCACACCACGAATCCTCACATCGACCGAAAGACCCCAATCCTCAGAAACGCTTAATATCGACTTCGTCACCGAGCACGCATAGACCGAGACCGGGCGCCATTGCGCTGAATACATCATCAGTCTTCGCCGGGCTGAGGGTCATCTACCACACCGAAGGTCTAGGCGGTTGGTTCCGTGGCGTTGGGCCCCGAGGCGTTTGGACCTTTATCCAGAGCGGCTGCATGCTCTTCTTGTATCAGCGACTGCTTCACAAGCTAGAGGTTTGGATGCCACTAGAGAATTCTGAAGTTGAAACTGCATTGTaa
- a CDS encoding uncharacterized protein (EggNog:ENOG41~TransMembrane:1 (o91-112i)) — protein MSEGLSTSSQFPLAGFPDSATTKPESTATSDSTTTTTTTAAAGRDATALDSSRYAGHHPIASSESHTAGGLAKPAHTMHSEDVEVEGRPPYIHVGFLLCFVVDYGGALSMTLRMR, from the coding sequence ATGTCCGAAGGCCTTTCCACCTCCTCCCAATTCCCTCTGGCAGGCTTCCCCGACTCTGCGACTACAAAGCCCGAGAGCACCGCAACGAGCGattcaacgacgacgacgacgaccacTGCGGCAGCTGGCCGTGACGCAACTGCGCTGGACTCTTCTCGATATGCCGGCCACCACCCGATAGCCTCGTCCGAAAGCCACACTGCAGGGGGGCTTGCGAAGCCTGCGCATACCATGCACAGCGAAGATGTCGAGGTTGAGGGCCGGCCGCCGTATATCCATGTTGGTTTTCTCCTCTGTTTTGTTGTTGATTATGGCGGGGCGCTGTCTATGACGTTACGCATGCGATGA
- a CDS encoding uncharacterized protein (MEROPS:MER0000598), protein MALNSIWARIRGSSSGPPSLTRTTVLNLIGFATWIPVIAWFNLHVAELTVIDGSSMYPFMNADRDSSLRRDVVLNYKWSPQEDLQRGMVVTLRSPFHPETIAVKRVVALEGDVIKTKQPYPVATVRIPQGHVWVEGDGPPGSSLDSNTYGPVSKRLLTGRVTHIVYPPRKFGPVRWWEHDRPLVE, encoded by the exons ATGGCTCTCAATTCAATATGGGCACGAATAAGAGGTAGTTCCAGCGGCCCTCCAAGCCTTACTCGGACGACGGTGCTGAACCTCATCGGCTTTGCGACCTGGATTCCGGTGATTGCCTGGTTTAATCTGCATGTGGCGGAGCTGACGGTCATTGACGGGTCGTCGATGTATCCCTTTATGAATGCGGACAGAGATTCGTCGCTACGGAGGGACGTGGTGCTGAATTACAAGTGGTCGCCGCAGGAGGATTTGCAGAGAGGAATGGTTGTGACGTTGAG GAGCCCCTTTCATCCCGAGACAATTGCCGTCAAGAGGGTGGTTGCCCTAGAAGGCGATGTGATCAAGACGAAGCAGCCATATCCCGTTGCAACGGTCAGGATACCACAGGGACATGTGTGGGTAGAAGGAGATGGTCCTCCAGGCTCAAGTCTGGACAGCAACACTTATGGACCGGTTTCAAAGAGATTATTGACGGGCAGAGTGACACACATTGTCTATCCTCCGAGGAAGTTTGGGCCGGTACGGTGGTGGGAGCATGACAGGCCACTGGTGGAGTGA
- a CDS encoding uncharacterized protein (BUSCO:EOG092D38IH), producing MSLTNCRFYEEKYPEIDSFVMVNVKQIAEMGAYVKLLEYDNIDGMILLSELSRRRIRSIQKLIRVGRNEVVVVLRVDKEKGYIDLSKRRVSPEDIVKCEERYNKSKMVHSIMRHVAEKTQTPIESLYESIAWPLNRKYGHAIDAFKLSITNPEVWEEITFPNQVVDDELKLYISKRLTPQPTKVRADVEVTCFGYEGIDAVKAALRTAEAKNTENMQVKVRLVSPPLYVLTSTCTDKAQGITRLEEAIVDIRTTIEAAGGNLTVKMEPKAVTESDDAELQALMEKRERENAEVSGDESVSDSDDNIPETI from the exons ATGTCTTTAACGAACTGTCGTTTCTACGAGGAGAAGTATCCGGAGATTGATAGCTTTGTCATGGTCAATGTCAAGCAG ATCGCCGAGATGGGTGCTTATGTTAAGCTGCTGGAGTACGATAACATCGACGGCATGATTCTTCTCTCTGAACTTTCCCGAAGACGTATTAGAAGTATCCAGAAGCTTATCCGAGTCGGTCGTAACGAGGTCGTGGTGGTGCTTCGTGTCGACAAGGAGAAGG GATACATTGATCTGTCAAAACGACGTGTTTCTCCCGAAGACATCGTCAAGTGCGAGGAGCGATACAATAAGAGTAAGATGGTCCACTCCATCATGCGACACGTTGCCGAGAAGACCCAGACACCTATCGAGTCTCTGTACGAGAGCATAGCCTGGCCCCTGAACCGCAAATATGGTCACGCCATTGACGCCTTCAAGTTGTCTATCAC CAACCCCGAGGTGTGGGAGGAGATCACATTCCCTAACCAGGtcgtcgacgacgagctgAAGCTGTACATCAGCAAGCGACTCACCCCTCAGCCCACCAAGGTCCGTGCCGACGTCGAAGTTACCTGCTTCGGCTATGAGGGTATCGATGCTGTCAAGGCTGCGCTGCGAAccgccgaggccaagaacaCAGAGAACATGCAGGTCAAGGTCCGACTTGTTTCGCCGCCTTTGTATGTGCTTACCAGCACATGCACTGACAAGGCGCAAGGTATCACTCGCCTGGAGGAGGCCATTGTCGACATCCGGACCACCATTGAGGCTGCCGGTGGCAACCTTACCGTCAAGATGGAGCCCAAGGCCGTTACGGAGAGCGATGACGCCGAGCTGCAGGCactgatggagaagagagagcgtGAGAACGCTGAAGTTAGCGGCGACGAAAGTGTCAGCGATAGTGACGACAACATCCCTGAGACTATCTAA
- a CDS encoding uncharacterized protein (EggNog:ENOG41): MSIFGPPPVPKSPLNRYRLLSPTASVRVSPLCLGAMNFGSAWKDFMGECDKAASESILDFFYEQVSNFIDTSNNYQYEESETIIGDWMKKRGNRHEMVIATKFTTCYKLGPNRPHIAANYTGNGTKSLNASVEASLKKLQTDYIDLLYVHWWDYATSIPELMQSLNSLVVAGKVLYLGISDAPAWVVSKANEYARNHGFRQFSVYQGRWSAASRDFERDIIPMCRDEGMALAPWGALGGGKFKTEEQRKADVGRKVEASEIDIEVSKVLEKIAARKNTVITSVALAYVVQKTPYVFPIIGGRTVDHLKNNIEALTLQLTEEDIEEIEGAYPFDLGFPNNMLWGKKFNGSQQKIWLLESAAHFEYVPEPKPITPSKVGE; the protein is encoded by the exons ATGAGCATCTTCGGCCCGCCCCCAGTTCCCAAGAGCCCACTCAACCGCTACCGGCTATTATCGCCAACAGCTTCCGTGAGAGTCAGCCCTCTCTGCTTGGGCGCCATGAACTTTGGCTCAGCATG GAAGGACTTCATGGGAGAGTGCGACAAGGCGGCTTCAGAGTCCATTTTGGATTTTTTCTATGAACAGGTGA GCAACTTCATTGATACGTCAAACAATTATCAGTACGAGGAGTCTGAGACAATCATTGGCGactggatgaagaagcgtGGAAACCGTCATGAGATGG TCATCGCTACCAAGTTCACCACCTGTTATAAACTGGGGCCCAACCGCCCCCATATCGCTGCCAACTACACCGGAAATGGAACCAAAAGTCTCAACGCATCTGTTGAAGCcagtttgaagaagctgcaaacCGACTACATCGACTTG CTATACGTGCACTGGTGGGACTATGCCACTTCTATCCCCGAGTTGATGCAATCTTTGAACAGCCTCGTTGTGGCTGGAAAAGTCTTGTATCTAGGAATCAGCGATGCCCCCGCCTGGGTAGTGAG CAAGGCAAATGAGTACGCCCGAAACCACGGCTTCCGTCAGTTTTCCGTTTACCAAGGACGTTGGTCCGCAGCTTCTCGTGATTTTGAGCGCGACATCATTCCCATGTGCAGAGACGAGGGAATGGCTCTCGCCCCCTGGGGAGCGCTGGGTGGGGGCAAGTTCAAGACCGAGGAGCAGCGTAAAGCAGACGTGGGACGCAAGGTCGAGGCCAGCGAGATTGATATTGAAGTCAGCAAGGTGCTTGAGAAGATTGCTGCTCGTAAAAACACGGTGATTACGAGCGTTGCACTGGCCTATGTTGTTCAAAAGACCCCCTACGTATTCCCCATTATTGGTGGAAGGACAGTGGATCATCTCAAGAATAACATTGAGGCTCTCACACTGCAGCTTACAGAGGAGGACATTGAAGAAATCGAGGGCGCATATCCCTTTGATCTCGGGTTCCCCAACAACATGCTCTGGGGCAAGAAATTCAACGGATCTCAGCAGAAGATCTGGCTGCTCGAATCTGCCGCTCACTTTGAATATGTCCCTGAGCCCAAG CCCATTACGCCGTCCAAGGTTGGAGAGTAG
- a CDS encoding uncharacterized protein (EggNog:ENOG41~TransMembrane:1 (o12-31i)), giving the protein MASTPPVPSKAALNALRGVLFTTSCSVALLAEERRRRLKIARSALDNARKLHTVKSNRGAVALSESWEDRLADLGDEVLSLPSASRSKNPYRRRRRGSSSNSLVFNGDASIHRHSFEHHEHTSRAASGDKEQKAAQETHMSNFGLEATKFILPLTDIRPSDISFKPLKAPTISALPLRSNEMDTQRLETGLDKRVKVSLHRDSLHRDYEPIPRRSKTQDGSFYLHEPSQFDSSAQARPSLANISTPDKNSQTYVDQITKLEQMLQDSERHQSNQALVSELLDSAVDQLQASMASRPIAPRWNTHFKSHGLRLLRITIEYDSTKMTTMLATLLPIFKDPIQVLSPVAKWLWEKKDKRGLEQLLEFLSEQKQKRFWMHGMTIYRLLSGLDEAMESFKDIKQIYRLLQSAGLYNAIAVPSNVEYKIRRLMVSKALKAGDDAFAQEEMKYLFTLDPDATKADVKLQSRLIVREAALGHWESVRDGIEALESANSTKPNDLRYTISKIIDVFVQTCSSEGLETLLRRFVRNYNITLKSRWVNLVLDRYASRHDLDSMFSWLQFCSEAGFQMDDVFIRRFYSGCRKYWSFSDKTITSLHQNLQGLAPTLSDFLPSKSSGKRSSHVPPASLESHNWVSEADAFDCMDWLSAQNEWERVCEAYSRLLLSGLHPSIRCLRLAVLGHLKKQSGSVDEAASLIDEARSRGYDVTEALTPLLLSRLEHGDDVGDVIKQALRQGTRIHDSVYNKAAQILSAKGDLKGAATVCEVAARENGKGELLYSEYNFSNLVFAYTGSASYNALKSILAKFTSEVQWWRGSRACKESIKLAMKTTAMRAVVHPMENNDHRDALFRLDEALIHVKKCRSTRDDRRAVTEAFIRVARPCVAEPEQKLLDAHSSNAITVETPLLEVAGAKYFQRSVLVNHQGMAVGDA; this is encoded by the coding sequence ATGGCTTCCACTCCTCCCGTGCCCTCCAAGGCCGCTCTTAATGCTCTCCGGGGCGTCCTTTTCACAACATCATGCTCGGTTGCTTTGCTCGCCGAGGAGCGCCGCCGTCGACTCAAGATTGCTCGCTCGGCCCTTGATAATGCGCGGAAGCTGCACACTGTCAAAAGCAACAGGGGCGCCGTTGCGCTGAGCGAAAGCTGGGAAGATAGGCTCGCAGATCTTGGCGACGAGGTCTTATCGCTCCCGTCTGCTTCGCGATCCAAAAATCCCTATCGAAGACGACGCCGGGGCAGCTCTTCCAACTCTCTCGTCTTTAATGGAGATGCCAGCATCCACCGACACTCATTCGAGCACCATGAGCACACTAGCAGAGCTGCGTCTGGCGACAAGGAGCAAAAGGCTGCCCAAGAGACGCACATGTCAAATTTCGGATTGGAGGCGACCAAGTTTATACTCCCACTGACCGATATCCGGCCGTCGGATATCTCATTCAAGCCTTTGAAGGCTCCTACGATTTCCGCTCTACCACTTCGTTCTAACGAGATGGATACGCAAAGACTTGAAACGGGCTTGGATAAACGGGTCAAGGTCTCTCTGCATAGGGATTCTCTGCATAGGGATTATGAGCCAATTCCAAGGCGCTCGAAAACACAGGATGGCTCATTTTATTTACATGAACCTTCACAGTTCGACTCCTCAGCTCAGGCCCGCCCATCTCTAGCCAATATATCAACGCCAGACAAAAATTCTCAAACCTACGTCGATCAGATTACAAAGCTTGAGCAAATGCTACAGGATTCAGAGCGGCACCAGTCAAATCAGGCCTTGGTCTCCGAATTGCTAGATTCGGCTGTTGATCAGCTACAAGCTTCAATGGCATCTCGACCGATAGCCCCCAGGTGGAATACCCATTTCAAATCCCATGGATTACGACTGCTTAGAATTACAATCGAATATGATTCTACTAAAATGACAACTATGCTCGCCACCTTGCTCCCAATATTCAAAGATCCCATCCAGGTTCTATCACCTGTAGCTAAATGGctgtgggagaagaaggataagAGAGGGCTGGAACAGCTTCTTGAGTTTCTCTCAGAGCAGAAACAAAAACGATTCTGGATGCACGGTATGACGATTTATCGACTGCTTTCTGGTTTGGACGAGGCTATGGAGAGCTTTAAAGACATCAAGCAAATCTATCGCCTTCTGCAGAGCGCCGGCTTATACAACGCAATTGCAGTACCCTCCAATGTTGAGTATAAAATACGCCGACTCATGGTTTCGAAAGCTCTCAAAGCGGGAGATGATGCCTTTGCCCAAGAGGAAATGAAATACCTCTTTACATTGGATCCAGATGCGACAAAGGCAGATGTCAAGCTTCAAAGTAGGCTGATTGTGCGAGAGGCTGCTCTTGGGCACTGGGAGTCAGTTCGTGACGGCATAGAGGCGCTCGAGAGTGCTAACAGCACAAAGCCAAACGATTTGCGATACACAATTAGCAAAATCATTGACGTCTTTGTGCAAACTTGCTCTTCGGAAGGCCTGGAGACCTTGCTCAGGAGATTTGTGCGCAACTATAACATAACTCTAAAGTCCAGATGGGTTAACCTTGTCTTGGACCGATATGCAAGCCGCCATGACCTCGATTCCATGTTTTCATGGCTTCAATTTTGCTCCGAGGCTGGATTTCAGATGGATGATGTATTCATACGCCGCTTCTACTCTGGATGTCGCAAATATTGGAGCTTTTCTGACAAGACCATTACAAGTTTGCATCAAAATCTCCAAGGGCTAGCACCAACTCTTTCGGATTTTCTGCCAAGTAAATCCAGCGGGAAAAGATCAAGTCATGTGCCACCCGCCTCGCTGGAATCGCACAACTGGGTATCTGAGGCGGATGCTTTCGACTGCATGGACTGGCTATCAGCCCAGAACGAGTGGGAGCGCGTTTGTGAGGCGTACAGCCGCTTGCTACTAAGCGGGCTTCATCCATCAATCCGCTGCCTTCGTTTGGCAGTCTTGGGACACCTCAAGAAGCAAAGCGGGAGTGTCGATGAGGCCGCGTCGCTCATTGACGAAGCTCGTAGCCGAGGCTACGACGTCACGGAAGCCCTGACTCCGCTGCTGTTGTCGAGGCTTGaacatggcgatgatgttggagatgttATCAAGCAGGCTCTTCGTCAAGGGACTCGTATACATGACAGCGTGTACAACAAGGCTGCGCAAATACTGTCGGCAAAGGGCGACTTGAAAGGGGCCGCCACCGTATGCGAGGTAGCGGCAAGGGAGAACGGCAAAGGAGAGCTCTTGTACAGCGAGTACAACTTTTCCAACTTGGTTTTTGCATACACCGGCTCTGCCAGTTACAACGCTTTGAAGTCTATTCTTGCCAAGTTTACGTCGGAAGTCCAGTGGTGGCGCGGCAGCCGGGCTTGCAAGGAGAGCATCaagctggcgatgaagacaacGGCGATGCGGGCTGTGGTACATCCCATGGAAAACAACGACCATCGTGATGCCCTGTTCAGGCTCGATGAGGCCCTCATCCATGTCAAAAAGTGTCGTTCCACTAGAGACGATCGGCGTGCGGTGACGGAGGCGTTTATACGAGTAGCTCGACCTTGTGTAGCCGAGCCGGAGCAAAAGCTCTTGGATGCACACAGCTCGAATGCAATTACAGTGGAAACGCCGTTGCTAGAAGTAGCGGGAGCAAAGTATTTTCAGAGATCGGTTCTGGTAAATCATCAGGGAATGGCAGTTGGAGATGCATGA
- a CDS encoding uncharacterized protein (SECRETED:SignalP(1-18)~TransMembrane:1 (o6-25i)), which yields MNIVFFYVLFILSPMSHFISFFQFYSCQKGNLRNILLDPARASGFGAFFWSAARKSGGKKSHSERPPSSDRQRRWLLTGTLGKTDSFGLFSLVNTCHDDEPIIIAENEAVNDFLVHRVTMMMRLISLIWRGPSLDHCGE from the coding sequence ATGAATATTGTTTTCTTTTATgtgctttttattttatctcCAATGTCTCactttatttctttttttcaattttatTCTTGCCAAAAAGGAAACTTGCGGAATATCTTGCTCGATCCAGCTAGAGCAAGTGGCTTTGGAGCATTCTTTTGGAGTGCGGCTAGAAAATCCgggggaaagaaaagccacagcgAGCGTCCCCCCTCCAGTGACAGACAGAGGCGCTGGCTATTGACGGGGACTCTGGGGAAGACAGACAGCTTTGGCTTGTTTAGTCTGGTGAACACTTGTCATGACGATGAACCGATCATTATTGCCGAAAACGAAGCAGTGAATGATTTTCTGGTGCATAgagtgacgatgatgatgcgctTGATATCGCTGATTTGGCGAGGACCATCTCTCGATCACTGCGGAGAGTGA
- a CDS encoding uncharacterized protein (EggNog:ENOG41), giving the protein MDDSFPEPSSSPAHKPVQSKRQPPKFALGGSVSSSDCGQSVDAHKSIMTSKKPMFKLGGSSEEDSSLASSRNLPSASKQTSFSNNITHYPDAESAIDSDTEGEYIDESAIDDDDDSSDWEDSIDESGKPSVDEKFFQRVESKANLASRPSLITLMMANDRAQSLGNHASQSTSALTRSRSAFAGSSLAVSPNDSDESPLMMKGARQTALKPINEIPRSSAQPIVATTNHVHAQAALSPRTTRRNMLATELTESLRRHLLWERQQKSSTANAVLKRRHTSHDVANLKQYPERACLKQCEDVNASSWNQYLTKEANNGYHSKGW; this is encoded by the coding sequence ATGGATGACAGCTTCCCCGAGCCAAGCTCGTCACCAGCTCACAAGCCCGTCCAGTCCAAGAGACAACCCCCTAAGTTCGCCCTGGGAGGATCCGTCTCTTCAAGCGACTGCGGACAGAGCGTCGATGCCCACAAGTCCATCATGACTTCCAAGAAGCCCATGTTCAAGCTTGGTGGTTCATCAGAGGAGGATAGCTCcctggccagcagccgcaaccTGCCATCTGCGTCCAAGCAGACCTCCTTCAGCAACAACATCACTCACTACCCCGATGCCGAGTCCGCTATTGACTCCGACACTGAGGGCGAGTACATTGATGAGAGTGccattgacgacgacgacgattccTCTGACTGGGAGGACTCCATCGACGAGAGCGGAAAGCCCAGCGTTGATGAGAAGTTCTTCCAGCGTGTCGAGTCCAAGGCCAACCTGGCTTCACGACCATCGCTCATCACTCTGATGATGGCCAATGACCGTGCCCAGAGCCTGGGCAACCACGCATCTCAGTCTACTTCGGCTCTCACCAGATCACGATCCGCCTTTGCTGGATCTTCCCTGGCTGTCTCCCCCAACGACTCTGACGAAAGCCCTCTTATGATGAAGGGCGCTCGCCAGACAGCGCTGAAGCCCATCAACGAGATTCCTCGATCCAGTGCTCAGCCCATCGTTGCTACCACCAACCACGTACATGCTCAGGCTGCTCTCTCTCCCCGAACCACCCGCCGCAACATGCTCGCTACTGAGCTTACCGAGTCTCTTCGACGCCACCTCCTCTGGGAGCGACAGCAGAAGTCTTCTACTGCCAACGCTGTTCTCAAGCGCAGACACACATCTCACGATGTTGCCAACCTGAAGCAGTACCCTGAGCGAGCGTGCTTGAAGCAGTGCGAGGATGTCAACGCCAGTAGCTGGAACCAGTACCTCACCAAGGAGGCCAACAACGGATACCACTCCAAGGGGTGGTAG